The Chryseobacterium nakagawai genome has a segment encoding these proteins:
- a CDS encoding LytR/AlgR family response regulator transcription factor, whose translation MKIAIIEDELLAVNYLKDLLDKQSIVPVTEVVVLRSKKKAIDFFENDAADLIFMDIHLGDGMSLEIFEQVELFTPIIFITAFDEYAMRVFKHFTIDYLLKPFEEEDLHQALQKFVSIRNNFDPEPVLKSISTLRQGEDAEVMKRFMVREGNKLKSVDEQNTAYFFASGKYLFLTTMDNQTYIYDDTIKDIIQKLNPQVFFKVNRKFIINKEAITEIIKHSSQKVELKLSPKPEVSAEVFISKTQITECLNWLKN comes from the coding sequence ATGAAAATTGCCATTATAGAAGATGAATTGCTGGCTGTTAATTATCTGAAAGATCTTTTGGATAAACAAAGCATCGTTCCTGTTACGGAAGTCGTAGTTCTTCGTTCTAAAAAAAAGGCAATAGACTTCTTTGAAAACGATGCTGCCGATCTTATTTTTATGGATATTCATCTTGGTGACGGGATGAGTCTGGAGATCTTTGAACAGGTAGAACTTTTTACTCCTATTATTTTTATTACGGCATTTGATGAATATGCAATGCGTGTTTTCAAGCATTTTACCATAGATTATCTCCTGAAGCCTTTTGAAGAAGAAGATTTGCATCAGGCATTACAGAAATTTGTTTCCATCAGGAATAATTTTGATCCTGAACCTGTATTGAAATCTATTTCCACCTTACGGCAAGGAGAAGATGCCGAGGTGATGAAACGTTTTATGGTAAGAGAGGGAAATAAGCTAAAGTCTGTAGATGAACAAAATACTGCTTATTTCTTTGCATCCGGGAAATACCTTTTCCTGACGACAATGGATAACCAAACCTATATTTATGATGATACCATCAAGGATATTATCCAAAAGCTGAATCCACAGGTTTTCTTTAAAGTAAACCGTAAGTTTATTATCAATAAAGAAGCGATTACAGAAATTATCAAGCACTCTAGTCAGAAAGTAGAATTAAAACTTTCTCCGAAACCGGAAGTGAGCGCTGAGGTATTTATTAGTAAAACGCAGATTACGGAGTGTCTGAACTGGCTGAAGAATTAA
- a CDS encoding RagB/SusD family nutrient uptake outer membrane protein: MKKITTIIALAVISFTSVGCDRFLDIQPEGKVIPTNVEDYRKVLTSAYAKYPNHKSLSVLRTDEITINENISDFNVYREIAMWKDANNDSATAEFPWVRFYSVIFYLNQIINEGVKTMADSPEKQQILAEAYALRAYTYFDMVNLYAKPYNSATASTDRGVPINLEMDIEAVLKPSSVQEVYNLIHADMSKAEGLMVEQKQAAGINYRFSKIALMALQARTALYQNDWNKALYYAEQALAMKGDLVDLNTSTTAPHHYMSVESIMALDDVFDSAAQNLSFASSELISKFNSNTDKRFKLSFEKNGSQYKIIKKGSSEFKVSFRTTEMYFIKSEALLKLNKLDEAKQTLLKVLKNRYTPEGYTTVQNAITPMNAADFMNFILDERAREFAVEGHRWFDLRRANQKEIKHTINGKDYILQQNDPRYTIEYPMSAKKNNPNL, translated from the coding sequence ATGAAAAAAATAACAACTATTATAGCATTAGCGGTTATCAGCTTTACCTCTGTAGGATGTGACAGATTTTTGGATATTCAGCCAGAAGGAAAAGTAATTCCAACCAATGTTGAAGATTACCGTAAAGTTCTTACCTCAGCGTATGCAAAATATCCTAACCATAAATCTTTGTCAGTTCTTCGTACTGATGAGATAACGATCAACGAAAATATCAGTGATTTCAATGTTTATCGTGAAATTGCGATGTGGAAAGATGCGAATAATGATTCCGCAACGGCAGAATTTCCATGGGTGAGATTTTATTCAGTAATTTTTTACCTGAATCAGATCATTAACGAAGGTGTTAAAACAATGGCAGATTCTCCTGAGAAGCAGCAAATTCTTGCAGAAGCCTATGCATTGCGTGCTTATACCTATTTTGATATGGTTAATCTGTATGCAAAACCGTACAATAGTGCTACAGCTTCTACAGACAGAGGTGTTCCTATCAATCTTGAAATGGATATTGAAGCTGTATTGAAGCCATCCAGCGTACAGGAAGTTTATAATCTGATTCATGCAGATATGAGTAAGGCAGAAGGTCTTATGGTAGAGCAGAAGCAGGCCGCGGGTATCAACTATAGATTCTCTAAGATTGCATTAATGGCTTTACAGGCCAGAACAGCTCTTTATCAAAATGACTGGAACAAAGCTTTGTATTATGCAGAACAGGCATTAGCTATGAAAGGGGATTTGGTTGACCTGAATACAAGTACTACTGCACCTCATCACTATATGTCTGTAGAATCTATTATGGCGTTGGATGATGTATTTGACAGTGCTGCACAGAACTTATCTTTTGCCTCTTCTGAGCTGATCTCAAAATTTAATAGCAATACAGATAAAAGGTTCAAACTTTCTTTTGAAAAAAATGGAAGTCAGTATAAGATCATCAAAAAAGGAAGTTCAGAATTTAAGGTATCTTTCAGAACTACAGAAATGTATTTTATAAAATCTGAAGCTTTACTGAAATTGAATAAACTTGATGAAGCAAAGCAAACGTTATTAAAAGTTCTTAAAAACAGATATACTCCGGAAGGATATACTACTGTTCAGAATGCAATAACCCCAATGAATGCTGCAGACTTTATGAATTTCATCCTTGATGAAAGAGCCAGAGAGTTTGCTGTAGAAGGGCACAGATGGTTTGATCTGAGAAGAGCCAACCAGAAAGAAATTAAACATACCATTAACGGTAAAGACTATATTCTTCAGCAGAATGATCCGAGATATACGATAGAATATCCAATGAGTGCGAAGAAGAATAATCCTAATTTATAA
- a CDS encoding SusC/RagA family TonB-linked outer membrane protein, which translates to MKKTLILLPLLAAQVALAQEKKTITGKIEDGNTSSVIAGASIKIETQSVSTKTDLDGIIESVSVGTVADKDGKFILEIPVGTKSILVSSPGYESRIILINEDKTNYIVRLVSEVSDKNKIQEVIITGYQKIEKRKQTSAVATVKMDNISQAGVASVDQMLSGQIAGVVVTPETGSPGGPAKIRIRGTASLSGPQDPLWVIDGLPLEGNDVPNFSDKDNIDQLQNFSIAGLNPNDIEDITILKDAAATAIYGARAANGVISITTKRGKKGSMRLNFSADTFVTARPDFEKLNLMNASEKVDLELMLAQRADLTYRADKGEVMRILTQNNQLNDFRTGGLGALSPLTLNQINALRNNTTDWGKLLYRNAINKQYGVSISGGGETSDYYFSLGYYDEEGTTIGTGFKRYNLTLKNNYKLSDKLTAGISVFGTQSEKESFMTDADASASPINYSRNANPYMNPFNPDGSYRYDKDIDGFADTYIPFNFLEERQNTSYTLKNHSLKAILDLEYKVSKNLKFTSQLGIQYDTNKTEKYAGQETYFTRKMKEGTRYYKDGGYKYFLPAGDIKQNWDNDFFQYNWKLQGTYSTKINSVHEIDLMAGTELRKTEDNTTLTRAFGYNKNTRTATPIAFPSANFAAEKKYETYREMPPVENAYASMFATASYTYDQKYTFFGSVRYDGTNLFGVNKKYKYLPIWAVSGSWLVTKENFMQNVTPVSNLRLRASYGLQGNIDRNTSPFFIGEYNYANILPGMREDVINVISPPNDKLRWEKTTNVNFGLDLGLFKNRINLTADIYSRKGTDMISMKETPLESGFEYTMMNWGSLTNKGFELALSTRNIDKENFKWSTTINFAHNKSRVLSEQPRDNAMLPSREGLPVNAIFALKTAGMDASGNPLFWRGNEKVSAEDFFKLYDVYADFLPGQFVDTKLTNEELRNLFTYVGDRDPKFTGGIINNFKVKNFDLTVSATFNFKQTVMRSPSYRGMELDRGRNYTREIYEAGGSLPGITSPDMDANPNGWMANKWFAGNRSNTYGLLDVWAKEISYVRISSIRLGYTLPKEFTAPMGISSLRLSVEGRNLFVFSNGYKGYFDPETYGNIYAQPIAKSVTVGFNVSF; encoded by the coding sequence ATGAAAAAAACTCTAATCCTTTTACCTCTTTTAGCGGCTCAGGTTGCGTTGGCTCAGGAAAAAAAGACCATTACAGGAAAGATAGAAGACGGTAATACTTCCAGCGTAATTGCAGGAGCATCTATCAAAATAGAAACCCAGTCTGTTTCTACAAAAACTGATCTGGACGGAATTATCGAAAGTGTATCTGTAGGTACAGTAGCTGATAAGGATGGGAAATTTATACTGGAAATTCCAGTAGGAACTAAATCTATCCTGGTAAGTTCTCCAGGGTATGAATCCCGTATCATTCTAATCAATGAAGATAAAACAAACTATATCGTAAGATTGGTTTCTGAAGTTTCAGATAAAAATAAGATTCAGGAAGTAATCATTACGGGATATCAGAAGATTGAAAAACGTAAGCAGACTTCAGCGGTTGCTACCGTAAAAATGGATAACATCAGCCAGGCTGGGGTGGCGAGTGTAGACCAGATGCTATCCGGGCAGATTGCCGGGGTAGTAGTGACTCCGGAAACAGGGTCTCCGGGTGGACCTGCAAAGATCAGAATCCGTGGAACAGCTTCTCTATCTGGGCCGCAGGACCCGCTATGGGTAATTGATGGTCTTCCATTAGAAGGAAATGATGTTCCAAACTTCAGTGATAAAGATAATATTGACCAGCTTCAGAACTTTTCCATTGCTGGGTTGAACCCGAATGATATTGAAGATATTACTATTCTGAAAGATGCTGCAGCAACGGCTATTTATGGAGCCAGAGCAGCGAACGGAGTAATTTCCATTACCACAAAAAGAGGAAAGAAAGGGAGTATGAGGTTAAACTTCTCTGCGGATACTTTCGTAACTGCCCGTCCTGATTTTGAAAAATTAAACCTGATGAATGCATCAGAGAAAGTAGATCTTGAATTAATGCTTGCCCAGCGTGCAGATCTTACTTACCGTGCAGATAAAGGAGAGGTGATGAGAATTTTAACTCAGAATAACCAGCTTAATGATTTTAGAACTGGTGGTCTGGGAGCTTTAAGTCCATTGACTCTTAACCAAATCAATGCGTTAAGAAACAACACCACTGATTGGGGAAAACTGTTATACAGAAATGCCATCAATAAACAGTATGGAGTAAGTATTTCCGGAGGTGGAGAAACTTCAGATTACTATTTCTCTTTAGGGTACTATGATGAAGAAGGGACAACGATTGGTACAGGATTTAAACGTTATAACCTGACTTTAAAGAATAATTATAAGTTAAGTGATAAATTAACGGCTGGGATCTCTGTTTTCGGTACTCAGAGCGAGAAAGAGTCCTTTATGACGGATGCTGATGCTTCTGCAAGCCCTATCAATTATTCAAGAAATGCTAACCCGTACATGAATCCGTTCAATCCGGATGGAAGTTACAGATATGATAAAGATATCGATGGTTTCGCGGATACTTATATTCCTTTCAACTTCCTTGAAGAAAGACAAAATACAAGTTATACGCTGAAAAACCATTCATTAAAGGCTATTTTAGATTTGGAATATAAAGTTTCAAAAAATCTGAAATTCACGTCTCAGTTAGGTATTCAGTATGATACTAACAAGACGGAAAAATATGCCGGACAAGAGACATATTTTACCAGAAAGATGAAGGAAGGTACCCGTTATTATAAAGATGGAGGGTATAAATATTTCCTTCCTGCCGGAGACATCAAACAAAACTGGGATAATGATTTCTTCCAATACAACTGGAAATTACAGGGAACTTACAGTACGAAAATCAATTCTGTACATGAAATTGATTTGATGGCAGGAACGGAGCTTCGTAAAACGGAAGATAACACAACGCTTACCAGAGCTTTTGGATATAACAAAAATACAAGAACAGCAACTCCAATTGCTTTCCCAAGTGCCAATTTCGCTGCTGAAAAGAAGTATGAAACATACCGCGAAATGCCACCTGTAGAGAATGCATATGCTTCTATGTTTGCTACAGCATCCTATACTTACGATCAGAAATATACTTTCTTCGGAAGTGTAAGATATGACGGGACGAACTTATTTGGAGTTAACAAAAAGTATAAATATCTTCCAATATGGGCTGTTTCCGGTTCATGGCTGGTAACGAAGGAGAATTTCATGCAGAATGTAACACCTGTTTCCAACCTAAGATTGAGAGCGTCTTATGGTCTACAGGGAAATATTGACCGTAATACTTCGCCTTTCTTTATTGGGGAATACAATTATGCGAATATTCTTCCGGGAATGAGGGAAGATGTCATCAATGTGATCAGTCCGCCAAATGATAAACTTCGTTGGGAAAAAACAACCAATGTCAACTTTGGTCTTGATTTAGGATTATTCAAAAACCGAATTAACCTTACCGCTGATATATACAGCAGAAAGGGAACGGATATGATCAGTATGAAGGAAACTCCTCTTGAATCAGGTTTTGAGTATACCATGATGAACTGGGGAAGCCTTACGAACAAAGGTTTTGAATTGGCGTTATCTACAAGAAACATCGATAAAGAAAACTTCAAATGGTCTACTACCATCAACTTTGCTCACAATAAGAGTAGAGTATTGAGTGAGCAGCCTCGTGATAATGCGATGTTGCCATCTAGAGAGGGACTTCCTGTAAATGCCATTTTTGCTTTAAAAACAGCGGGAATGGATGCTTCAGGAAACCCATTATTCTGGAGAGGAAATGAAAAAGTATCTGCTGAAGATTTCTTCAAACTGTATGATGTATATGCAGACTTTCTTCCGGGGCAGTTTGTAGATACAAAATTAACAAATGAAGAACTGAGAAACCTCTTTACTTACGTAGGAGACAGAGATCCTAAGTTTACCGGAGGGATCATCAACAACTTTAAGGTTAAGAATTTTGACCTTACGGTTTCTGCAACATTCAACTTTAAGCAGACAGTAATGCGCAGTCCTTCTTACAGAGGAATGGAGCTTGATAGAGGAAGAAACTATACAAGAGAAATCTATGAAGCCGGAGGTTCATTACCAGGAATTACAAGTCCTGATATGGATGCAAACCCTAACGGCTGGATGGCTAATAAATGGTTTGCGGGTAACCGTTCCAACACGTATGGATTGCTTGATGTATGGGCAAAGGAAATCAGTTATGTAAGAATCAGCAGTATCCGTCTGGGCTATACACTTCCAAAAGAGTTTACGGCACCTATGGGAATTAGCAGTTTGAGACTGAGTGTGGAAGGACGTAACCTGTTTGTATTCAGTAATGGGTATAAAGGATATTTTGATCCGGAAACGTATGGTAATATTTATGCACAGCCTATTGCTAAATCTGTGACAGTAGGATTTAATGTTTCTTTTTAA
- a CDS encoding zinc-dependent metalloprotease: MNRTILMKNYRLALYLGLAIASPAVLAQKKDTVKTTKDKTEKADLSSSKKAKKIDELIKKGTYKKGIFNTIQVKTDLYFEIPDSLMGRQFLVVNKLSQVPMQVNEAGLNKGMNYENKIISFYRDKVAKKVWVKTSEAKVSSPKNDAITKSVKDNFSESVIEVFDIEAQNNDSTSVAIKVNKVFDGNQKSFNDVLANVGLGGSVKSSLSFIEGVKTFPENLVVKSQLSTSVNEGGVDLPVTLGVTSNLVLLPKVPMKPRVADARVGFFSEKHWFFNDQQQKMDEKFFITRWNLEPKDEDKEKYLRGELVEPKKQIVYYIDPSTPKQWREKIIAGVHDWQVAFEQAGFKNAVIAKMPDEKDEDFDIDDVRYSVITYAASPKSNAMGPSVVDPRSGEILEADIIWWHNVMTSLQEWMRIQIGPIDARARGNKFSDEYMGEAIRFVSSHEVGHTFGLKHNMGSSFAFPVESLRSKEFTDKMGGTAPSIMDYARYNYVAQPEDGVTAITPKIGIYDKYAIEWGYRWYPDEFVEKKALRNLIEKHEDDPLYFYGEQQSYLETIDPRSQSEDLGDDAMKASEYGMKNLKVVANNLLKWTYEDGKDYTDAGRLYMGVIGQWDLYTGHVMANVGGIYLNNTVFGNKKKAYEAVPAETQKRAVDYLVKNSINLPEWLFFNPITEKTYSVKNSPMGPFEQTPYTLARGMQYANIYSLFMDDRLLRLLENELKHEVSGSKEKIYTVENLFEQVRTAIFNKKGSLTMLEKMAQKNYVDALIVSVNKLFEKTAVKTLKTDQTLNMPMICNYHEEGKNLRNINYSSMKRVSEVTTYKRAELQKVLSFLNGTRYRGDDASRAHYTDLIIRIEEALNK; this comes from the coding sequence ATGAATCGGACTATTTTAATGAAGAATTACAGGCTTGCGCTGTATCTTGGACTGGCCATCGCATCGCCGGCAGTTCTGGCACAGAAAAAAGACACTGTAAAAACGACCAAGGACAAAACCGAAAAAGCAGATCTTTCATCATCAAAGAAGGCAAAAAAGATTGACGAACTGATTAAAAAAGGAACTTACAAAAAAGGGATTTTCAATACCATTCAGGTAAAAACAGATCTTTATTTTGAAATTCCTGACAGTTTGATGGGACGTCAGTTTTTGGTAGTGAACAAACTCTCTCAGGTACCAATGCAGGTGAATGAGGCAGGCCTTAATAAAGGAATGAACTATGAAAATAAGATCATTTCTTTTTACAGGGACAAAGTTGCCAAAAAAGTATGGGTGAAAACTTCTGAAGCGAAGGTATCTTCTCCTAAAAATGATGCTATTACAAAATCTGTTAAAGACAATTTTTCAGAATCTGTGATTGAGGTTTTTGATATTGAGGCCCAAAACAATGATTCTACTTCGGTAGCGATTAAAGTGAATAAGGTTTTTGACGGAAATCAGAAAAGCTTTAATGACGTGTTGGCTAATGTAGGTCTTGGTGGATCAGTAAAATCAAGTCTTTCGTTTATTGAAGGAGTAAAAACATTTCCAGAAAACCTTGTGGTGAAATCTCAATTGAGTACTTCTGTGAATGAAGGCGGTGTGGATCTTCCGGTAACTCTTGGAGTAACCAGTAATCTGGTATTGCTTCCTAAAGTTCCCATGAAACCAAGGGTGGCAGATGCAAGAGTAGGATTTTTCAGTGAAAAGCATTGGTTCTTTAATGACCAGCAGCAGAAAATGGATGAGAAATTCTTCATTACGCGTTGGAACTTAGAGCCTAAAGATGAAGACAAGGAAAAATATCTGAGAGGTGAACTGGTAGAACCTAAAAAGCAGATTGTTTATTATATAGATCCTTCCACACCCAAACAATGGCGTGAAAAGATCATTGCAGGAGTTCATGACTGGCAGGTGGCATTCGAGCAGGCAGGGTTCAAAAATGCTGTCATTGCTAAGATGCCGGATGAAAAAGATGAAGACTTTGATATTGATGACGTAAGATATTCCGTAATCACATACGCTGCTTCTCCTAAGTCTAATGCAATGGGACCATCTGTAGTAGATCCTAGAAGTGGTGAGATCCTAGAAGCAGATATCATTTGGTGGCACAATGTAATGACTTCTCTTCAGGAGTGGATGAGAATTCAGATAGGGCCTATAGATGCTAGAGCAAGAGGAAATAAATTCAGTGATGAATATATGGGTGAAGCGATTCGTTTTGTATCCTCTCATGAAGTGGGGCATACTTTCGGATTGAAACACAATATGGGATCTTCTTTTGCATTCCCGGTAGAATCTCTTCGTTCTAAAGAATTTACCGATAAAATGGGGGGAACAGCTCCTTCTATCATGGATTATGCCCGTTACAATTACGTGGCACAGCCGGAAGATGGTGTTACTGCAATCACTCCGAAGATCGGAATCTATGATAAATATGCAATTGAGTGGGGCTACCGTTGGTATCCTGATGAATTCGTAGAGAAAAAGGCGCTTAGAAATTTAATAGAAAAGCATGAAGACGATCCGTTGTATTTCTATGGTGAACAACAAAGTTACCTGGAAACAATAGATCCGCGTTCGCAGTCTGAAGATCTGGGTGATGACGCGATGAAAGCCAGCGAATATGGAATGAAAAACCTGAAAGTTGTAGCCAATAATCTTTTAAAATGGACTTATGAGGACGGTAAAGATTATACAGATGCAGGAAGATTATACATGGGCGTTATTGGCCAATGGGATCTGTATACAGGACATGTAATGGCTAACGTAGGAGGAATTTACCTGAATAACACGGTTTTTGGTAATAAGAAAAAGGCTTATGAAGCAGTTCCTGCTGAAACCCAGAAAAGAGCAGTGGATTATCTTGTTAAAAACTCGATCAACCTTCCAGAATGGTTATTCTTTAATCCGATTACTGAGAAAACATATTCGGTTAAAAATTCACCTATGGGACCATTTGAGCAGACTCCATATACTTTAGCGAGAGGAATGCAGTATGCTAATATTTACTCCCTGTTTATGGATGACAGATTGCTTAGACTCCTTGAGAACGAGTTGAAGCATGAAGTTTCTGGTTCAAAAGAGAAAATCTACACGGTAGAAAACTTATTTGAACAGGTAAGAACAGCCATTTTTAACAAGAAAGGAAGCCTTACGATGCTTGAGAAGATGGCACAAAAGAACTACGTGGATGCATTGATTGTTTCGGTGAACAAATTATTCGAAAAAACAGCCGTAAAAACATTGAAGACAGATCAGACATTAAATATGCCAATGATCTGCAACTATCATGAAGAAGGTAAAAACCTTAGAAACATCAATTATTCATCCATGAAGAGAGTATCTGAAGTAACTACGTACAAAAGAGCAGAATTACAAAAAGTTCTGAGCTTCTTGAATGGAACCAGATACAGAGGTGATGACGCTTCAAGAGCACATTACACAGATTTAATTATTCGTATTGAAGAGGCTTTAAACAAATAA
- a CDS encoding histidine kinase, with the protein MQKKLSISFKHALSQKSIYVAALSTCLIAVVAFAILSLLIAEDNRKNNEDFAKKTFFRKYESVESEFRNIEDYQYLLRELIQKDGLKNYRDYSLVLNDLNKKRNLLTYSWYYYDHSKTGKYESNNPLSGLFKDRDKTESSIAIKNNSPGHFKDLLISRKDSMYWVSYDSLVLPEKNILYYGSTVSLDDLHQYFTNVDKSSNTYAYVFTKEGICITHPEKKYIGKNVFDFTDIKVKDTLCGKAKSEYTEGVATSEYLGMEVTRFIKPLKTDNFDGYAVVNHVNFIIDENTNKVKAYTIYIFLAALFLIVTVFILFQRSTNMAYKEKEKIQSEKNLLLIDNEKMHKAEVINQLQQLKNNINPHFLFNSLNSLYMLIGINKDNAQKFTMNLSKIYRYLIVPPKENIVPVAKEVDFIQKYMELLKSRFDEELNFQLIIKDPESLKKRIPYLSLQIVTENAIKHNVATIDQPLEITIEVDEKGVTVRNTYQPKTETVQGEKFGIDYLNQVYEYFKQNSLHISVDGENFICFLPLMN; encoded by the coding sequence ATGCAGAAGAAATTGAGTATTAGTTTTAAACACGCCTTATCCCAAAAATCTATTTACGTTGCCGCTTTATCCACCTGCCTGATTGCAGTAGTGGCTTTTGCCATTTTAAGCCTTTTAATCGCTGAAGATAACCGTAAAAATAATGAGGATTTTGCAAAAAAAACGTTTTTCAGGAAATATGAATCAGTAGAAAGTGAATTCAGGAATATTGAAGACTATCAATATTTGCTTCGTGAGTTGATTCAGAAAGATGGATTGAAAAACTACAGAGATTATTCTTTGGTCTTAAATGATTTAAATAAAAAAAGAAATCTGCTGACTTACAGTTGGTATTATTATGACCATAGTAAAACGGGAAAATATGAAAGTAATAATCCTTTATCTGGTCTTTTCAAAGATAGGGATAAGACGGAAAGCTCTATTGCTATAAAAAATAATAGTCCCGGTCATTTTAAAGATCTTCTGATAAGCCGTAAAGATAGTATGTACTGGGTAAGTTATGATTCTCTTGTATTACCGGAAAAAAATATTCTCTATTATGGTTCTACCGTAAGTTTAGATGATCTACATCAGTATTTTACCAATGTAGATAAAAGTTCAAATACTTATGCATATGTTTTTACCAAGGAAGGAATTTGTATTACCCATCCTGAAAAGAAGTACATCGGAAAAAACGTTTTCGATTTTACAGATATTAAAGTAAAAGATACTTTATGTGGTAAGGCAAAATCGGAATATACAGAAGGTGTTGCCACTTCAGAGTATTTGGGAATGGAAGTTACGCGATTTATAAAACCTTTGAAAACGGATAACTTTGATGGGTATGCCGTGGTGAATCATGTCAATTTTATCATTGATGAAAATACAAATAAGGTGAAAGCTTATACCATTTATATATTTCTGGCTGCTTTATTTCTGATTGTTACGGTTTTTATTTTATTCCAACGATCTACAAATATGGCTTACAAGGAAAAAGAAAAGATACAATCTGAAAAGAACCTGCTGCTTATTGATAATGAAAAGATGCATAAAGCAGAAGTTATTAATCAGCTTCAACAACTTAAGAATAATATCAATCCGCATTTTCTGTTCAATTCACTGAATTCTCTTTATATGCTGATTGGAATTAATAAAGATAATGCCCAGAAGTTTACCATGAATCTTTCTAAAATCTATAGGTACCTGATTGTTCCCCCAAAGGAAAATATTGTACCCGTTGCCAAAGAGGTAGATTTTATTCAGAAATATATGGAACTTCTTAAAAGCAGATTTGATGAAGAACTGAATTTTCAACTGATTATAAAGGATCCTGAAAGTTTAAAGAAACGGATCCCGTATTTGTCGCTTCAGATTGTAACGGAAAATGCTATAAAACATAATGTTGCGACCATAGATCAACCCTTGGAAATCACAATAGAAGTGGATGAAAAAGGTGTTACTGTAAGGAATACTTATCAGCCCAAAACGGAAACGGTTCAGGGAGAGAAATTCGGAATTGATTATTTGAATCAGGTTTATGAATATTTTAAACAAAATTCGCTTCATATTTCCGTAGATGGTGAAAACTTTATATGTTTTTTGCCATTAATGAATTAA
- a CDS encoding alpha/beta hydrolase: MDLNRINKELKASIDHISYSLEIDENIFLNAPEVIQKERIEFVKTHPVQRPDHIKVKDIFISSLVDGREVRLHIYQPEQYDRNRTLIYFHGGGYVFGLPEQVDSQMFEIVDELQATIISVDYRLSPQHRFPIPILDGFDALKWVIGEGERQLGINVEQITIMGASAGGHLGAAVTQMAADQNINNIKHQFLLYPVIHNKLNTPSMQEFTDSPLWSRRYAEIAWQHFLDKENRGKSIMYSDLTLYRNFSVLPQTTIVACELDPLRDEGIEFSQLLYQAGVATELWVVPGAVHVFDLFDCSLTDEYKKFMMSRLFK; this comes from the coding sequence ATGGATTTGAATAGAATTAATAAAGAATTGAAAGCGAGTATTGACCATATTTCCTATTCATTGGAAATCGATGAGAATATATTTTTGAATGCTCCGGAAGTGATCCAAAAAGAAAGAATAGAATTTGTAAAGACACATCCTGTTCAACGGCCGGATCATATCAAGGTGAAAGATATTTTCATCTCAAGTTTGGTGGATGGTAGAGAAGTACGGCTTCATATTTATCAACCTGAGCAGTATGACAGGAATAGAACATTGATTTATTTTCACGGTGGTGGTTATGTTTTTGGTTTGCCAGAACAGGTAGATAGTCAAATGTTTGAGATTGTGGATGAATTACAGGCAACAATTATATCTGTAGATTACAGGTTGTCTCCTCAGCATCGGTTTCCCATTCCTATTTTAGACGGTTTTGATGCCTTGAAATGGGTGATTGGAGAAGGAGAAAGACAGTTGGGAATAAATGTTGAGCAGATTACCATAATGGGGGCAAGCGCTGGTGGGCATTTAGGTGCAGCGGTCACTCAGATGGCTGCCGATCAGAATATTAATAATATAAAACATCAGTTTTTATTGTATCCGGTCATTCATAATAAGCTGAATACTCCTTCTATGCAAGAATTTACAGATTCACCGTTATGGAGTAGAAGATATGCTGAAATAGCATGGCAGCATTTTCTGGACAAAGAAAATAGAGGAAAAAGCATAATGTATTCAGATCTTACCCTCTATCGTAACTTTTCTGTGTTGCCTCAAACTACAATTGTAGCTTGTGAACTAGATCCTTTGAGAGATGAAGGTATTGAGTTTTCGCAACTTTTATATCAGGCAGGTGTTGCCACTGAATTATGGGTAGTTCCCGGAGCAGTACATGTATTTGATCTCTTTGATTGTTCTTTGACTGATGAATACAAAAAGTTTATGATGAGCCGACTTTTCAAATAA
- a CDS encoding winged helix-turn-helix transcriptional regulator — translation MSIKETSTNNENKKTLESSCSEIYAVNLISGRWILSICYHLKQEKLRFFELKNRIPNISERMLTLQLKKMEQENLVVKTVYAEVPLRVEYELSEIGKKLLPVLSQLEVWGKEHKESKKKE, via the coding sequence ATGAGTATTAAAGAGACATCCACCAATAACGAGAATAAAAAAACGTTAGAATCCAGCTGTTCTGAAATTTATGCAGTGAATCTTATCAGTGGTCGATGGATCCTTTCTATCTGCTATCATCTCAAACAAGAAAAGCTAAGATTTTTTGAACTGAAAAACAGAATTCCCAATATTTCTGAAAGAATGCTTACCCTTCAGCTCAAAAAAATGGAACAGGAAAATCTGGTGGTGAAAACAGTGTATGCTGAGGTTCCTCTCAGAGTAGAATATGAATTATCCGAAATAGGTAAAAAATTACTTCCTGTCTTAAGCCAATTGGAAGTTTGGGGGAAGGAACATAAAGAGTCTAAGAAAAAGGAGTAA